The Sulfolobus sp. A20 genomic interval AGGGACCAAAACCGGAAATTTCAACGTACATACTAGATCCAACACATTCATTAGGTTTAGCCTCAGCCCTCAATTTATCATACAACTCTTTCCCTTTACTTAAGATTTGTAAATAATCTCCACTATCATATGTTATTCCAAATGCATTTTTATATGGTAACTCTCTTACTATATTTTTTTCCCTGATTTCGAACTCATCTCTATTTAGTTCTTTAGCAACTATATTTATTATTCTCTCTATAAAGTATGTAGCTTCGGGTCTCCCTGCTCCCCTATATGACTGTGTAGGAGCTTTATTTGTATTTACAGCGTAGTGGTCTATTAGCATATTAGATACCTTATATGCTCCAGGTAACATTCTTACAGTACTGTGAACATTTCCTATTTCGTCATCGTTAGCATCAGGATATGGAGCTCCTAAATCAGCTATTAAAGTACCTTTAATTCCTAAAATAGTACCATCGTTTTTCACAGCTACTGAGAACTTTAACTTTTTGTCTCTACCATGACCTGCTGACTGCATTTCTTCAGTTCTGGTGGGAACCCATTTAAGTGGTTTCCTTAATATCAAGGCAAGCTTAGCTAAAGCATATTCCTCTGGGTGTGCTATGATCTTACTACCAAAAGCTCCACCAACATCGGGCTGTATTACATGAATGTTATTAATCCCTAAGAAATTAATCAGGTTTCTCCTCAAATAATGTGCTGATTGTGTAGATGACCAAATATTTAATCTATATCCGTCGTAATATGCTAAAGTTCCCCTAGTCTCTATTGGACTTGCTATCACTCTCTGATTGTAGAGTTCACCTTCGATTATCTTATCTGCACTTTTAAAGCTCTCATTCACGTTTCCAGCTTGCCATGTTTTATGTTCATAAATGTTTGTGTTATTCTTAGAATAAACCTTTATTTTGTCATTTAACGCAATTTCTGGATCTATAACATAATCCAAGTCCTCATACTCTACTTCTATACTTTCAACCAAGTCATAGGCCTCATATCTATCTTTTGCTACTACAGTAGCTATTGGCTGACCAACGTATGTTACCTCATCAGTAGGTATAGGGAAATCTTTACCAGGATTTATATCTATTCCGGTGAATATGTTGCTACTAGACTTTTTTATCTTGATTTTTGCATGTGGCTTAGTCGATCTTAGAAATGCTACAAACAGAGTACCCGGTAATTCAATGTCGTCAACGTAAGATGAACCACCAGTTA includes:
- the cutA gene encoding glyceraldehyde dehydrogenase subunit alpha; amino-acid sequence: MYVGQPVKRIEDIKFITGGSSYVDDIELPGTLFVAFLRSTKPHAKIKIKKSSSNIFTGIDINPGKDFPIPTDEVTYVGQPIATVVAKDRYEAYDLVESIEVEYEDLDYVIDPEIALNDKIKVYSKNNTNIYEHKTWQAGNVNESFKSADKIIEGELYNQRVIASPIETRGTLAYYDGYRLNIWSSTQSAHYLRRNLINFLGINNIHVIQPDVGGAFGSKIIAHPEEYALAKLALILRKPLKWVPTRTEEMQSAGHGRDKKLKFSVAVKNDGTILGIKGTLIADLGAPYPDANDDEIGNVHSTVRMLPGAYKVSNMLIDHYAVNTNKAPTQSYRGAGRPEATYFIERIINIVAKELNRDEFEIREKNIVRELPYKNAFGITYDSGDYLQILSKGKELYDKLRAEAKPNECVGSSMYVEISGFGPWETARVFAKSDGKVVIVTGSGPHGQGDGTAFAQIAADILEIPLENIEVRWGDTDIIEDGIGTWGSRTVTVGGSAIYKASEELKKRIVEVGAKLLEADIEEVEYKNGNVKHKKNGKSVGIKEIMEKAYSLGYSLDVTYVYSVQKPGYTVPYGVHLALISIDKETGLVKVKKYVAIDDVGRVINPLLAEGQIIGGVVQGMGQAIYEGTVYSSEGVLLNSNLNDYGVPTAVESPRVEWNYIEKGFSNHPTMSKGIGEAGAIASTPAIVNAIEKCIGRRIVKMPVRAEEVL